In Erwinia pyrifoliae DSM 12163, the genomic window TTATCCTTCTGCCCAGTCCGGTGATGAATACCTGTTCTTCGTTGCTTATTGGTGCGGCCATAGTCGTTTTACCTGAAATCCTTTGAGACCTGATGACCATAATCTACTCCATGTTTTACATTTAACTGTTGTAAATACTACTAGCTGATGTATATACTTGTCGAGTTATTTTTACCCAAACCCTATTGACAGGTTTTTGAAGGAACCTATTTATGGCACGCATCGCAGAAACGGAATTACAGCACCTGAAAGCCGCCGTCTCTTTAGCCGCCGTGGTGCAGGCGCAGGGGCGGCAGCTGTTTAAGCGCGGTAAGGATCTGGTGNCGCTGTGCCCGTTCCACGAGGAGAAAACGCCGTCAATGGTCATCTCCCCGGCGAAAAACCTGTATCACTGCTTCGGCTGTGACGCGGGCGGTTCGGTGCTGGACTGGCTGATGCACAGTGAAAANCTCAGTCTGCGTAAGGCGGTGGAGCGGCTGCGGGCGGAGCTGGGNGAAAACCCGGCGCTGGTGCCGCTGGTCGCACAGCCGGACGNGTTCGCCGACGACGAAGCCGGGCGGCAGGCGCTGCTGGAGCGGGTAACCGCGTTCTATCATCACACCCTGCTTAATGCGCCGGAGGCCCTCGCCTACCTTGAGAAGCGCCGCCTTAACCATCCTGATTTAGTGGCGCAGTTCCGTCCGGGCTTNGCTAACCGCACGCTGGCCTACCGTCTGCCGCCAAAGAAGCTGAAGGACGGCGCGGCGATCCGCTCACGGCTTCAGGCNCTGGGCATCATGCGTGAAAGCGGTCACGAGCACTTTACCGGCTGNCTGGTGGTGCCGGTGGCCGANCTGCACGGCCNGATCCGCGAGGTCTACGGGCGCAAAATCGACAAGCCGCAGCGCGGCATGCCCGCNCATCTCTATCTGCCGGGGCAGCACGGCGGGGTGTGGAACGAGCAGGCGCTGATCGGNTCAAAGTCGGTGATCCTGTGCGAATCGCTGATCGANGCCATGTCATTCTGGGTGGCGGGCTGGCGCAACGTGACGGCGGCGTACGGGGTGAANGGCTTTACCGACGATCACCGCCGGGCCTTTGCGCAGCATGAAATAAANCAGGTGCTGATCGCCTTTGATAACGATGNGGCGGGCAACGCGGCGGCGGTCAGACTGGCGGCGGAGCTGGCGGCCATGCAGATCGACGCGTTCCGTATCGTGTTCCCACAGGGGATGGATGCTAACGGCTGGCTGTGCCGGGTGGCGGAGCCGGAACGGGAGTTCGGGCTGCTGGTNGAGTCGGCGCAGCCGATGCGCGATGCGGTGCGGGTTGAAACCCCGGTAGCGGAGCCGGAGCCTGAAACCCTCCCTGCTTTAGCCGCCAGCCCTTCAGATCCGGGCGTTGTGGTTGAACGCGGCGANGCGGGCGAGGTGCTTATCAGCCTCGGGGCNCAGCGCTGGCGGGTGCGCGGGCTGGCTCAGGTGAAGCCGGGCGCGGCGGTGATGAAGCTCAGCCTTCAGGTGCTGGATCGGGAAAGCGGCGCGGCGTTCGCCGACTCGCTGGATCTGATCAGCGCCCGCAGCCGGGGCGGTTACGTGCGCCAGGCGGCGACGGAACTGGGGCTGGCNGAAGACGATCTGCGGCGTTCGCTGGGCAAAGTGCTGCTGGCGCTGGAGAACCTCGCGGCGCAGCCGCAGCCGGAAGAGAACGCGCCGCAACTGACGGAGGCCGAACGGGCGGNGGCGCTGGCGCTGCTTAACGATCCCGACCTTAGCAGCAGAATAACCGGCGATCTGGCCGCCTGTGGCGTGGTCGGNGAATCCGGCAACCTGCTGGCCGCCTANCTGGCGGCGACCTCGCGCAGGCTGGAACGNCCGCTGGCGGTGCTGATCCAGTCGTCGTCGGCGGCGGGCAAGTCGTCGCTGATGGANGCGGTGCTGAATCTGATGCCGGAAGAGGAGCGCATGCAGTACAGCGCGATGACCGGNCAGAGCCTGTTCTACCTCGGGGAAAGCAACCTNCAGCACAAAATCCTGGCGATAGCGGAAGAAGAAGGGGTACGCCAGGCGGCGTANGCGCTGAAGCTGTTGCAGTCNGACGGTGAACTGACCATCGCCAGCACCGGCAAGGATGANGCCACCGGTAACCTGGTAACGAAGCAGTACAGGGTNAAAGGCCCGGTGATGCTGATGCTCACCACCACCGCNATCGACGTGGACGAGGAGCTGCTGAACCGCTGCCTGGTGCTGACGGTCAACGAGTCGCGCGAACAGACCGAGGCGATCCACGCCATGCAGCGCCACGGCCAGACGCTGGAAGGGCTGCTGATGACCAGCGAAAAAGCGCACGTCACGCGGCTGCACCAGAACGCGCAGCGGCTGCTAAAACCGCTGAAGGTGGTTAATCCGTATGCTTCCCGACTGACGTTTATGTCAGACAAAACCCGCACGCGGCGCGACCATATGAAGTATCTGACGCTGATCCAGTCGGTGGCGCTGCTGCACCAGTACCAGCGGGAAGTGAAGACGGTCACGCATCGCGGCGAGGTTATCGAGTATATCGAGGTGGAGCGGGAAGACATCGCGCTGGCGAACCGGCTGGCACATGAGATCCTCGGGCGCACGCTGGACGAGATGCCGCCGCAGACGCGCAAACTGCTGATGTTAATCCAGGAGTGGATAAAGGACTGCGGCCAGCCGCGTCACGAATGGCTGTTCACGCGCANGATGCTGCGTGATGCGCTGCGCTGGGGCGATACGCAGCTGAAAATCCACCTGGCGCGGCTGGTTGAAATGGAGTACCTGCTGCTGCACCGGCGCGGCCTGACGTTCCTGTACGAACTGCTGTTCGACGGGGAAGACGGGGACGGNGCGCACCTGTGCGGGCTGATCGACCCNCAGTACGATCACCTCCGGTCGGGGTCAGAAGCACAGCAGTCGGCCTCCGGTCGGGCAGCGGTCGGCGGCCGGTCGGGTGAGGAAAAACCGCCTCAGGCCGCAGCACAACAGGGCTGAACGCCAGACCGGTCGGGGCAGTNCAAAAAGCCCTGTTCCGCCAGTCAGCGTAAAATCGTATCGTCAGTCCACTTCAACCCAGTCACCTCACAGGACGTGCCGCCATGACCAGACCCAACCCCCCCACCGCAACGGAAATCCATATCAGCCGGCACGGACAGACGCTGCGGCAGCTGGCGGAAAGCTGGCTGGCGCATCTTGTCGTCGCCGGACGCAGCCCGCGCACGGTGCAGGGCTACCGCGAACGGGTGCGGGCGTTCCTGGCCTGGTGCGAACCGCGCGGGATAACGTATGCGCCACAGGTGAGCCTGGCGGTGCTGGAGGCGTACCAGCGCTGGCTGCAAGGCTACCGCCGGGCGGATGGAAAACAGCTGGTCGTGAACAGCCAGCTTGGCGTGTTAACGGCGATAAGAATGCTGTTCCGCTGGCTGCTGCAACGGCATGTGATCCTGTACAACCCCGCCGAACTGCTGGCGCTGCCGAAGGAGGAGCGGCGGCTNCCGGCGCAGGTGTTCAGCGAGGCCGAAACGCGGCGGGTGTTGCAGAGCCTGGACGCGGGCACGCCACCGGGGCTGCGTAACCGTGCCATCCTCGAACTGTTGTGGAGCACCGGGATCAGGCGNACGGAGCTGGCGAACCTGCTGCTGTCGGATGTGGACGCGGTGCGCGGCGTGGTNAACGTGCGGCGCGGCAAGGGCGGCAGGGATCGGGTTGTTCCGGTGGGCAACGCGGCGCTGATGTGGCTGGCGCGCTATCTGAAGGACGTGCGGCCGCGTCTGGCGCAGCGGTTCGACAGCGGACACCTGTTTATCAGCCATAAGGGGACGGGGCTGGCGCACGGCACCTTAACCGCGATGGCGGGTCGCGCCATCCGCAGCGGGGCGCACCTGAAGAAGGCCGGAGCCTGTCATATCTTCCGCCACNCGATGGCGACACAGATGCTGGAGAACGGCGCNGACACGCGGCATATCCAGGCGATCCTCGGGCATGAGAAGCTGGAGACCACGCAGATCTATACNCGGGTGGCCATCGGTCACTTGCAGAAGGTTCATGCNCACACGCATCCGGCAGAGAAGCGGCGCACGGAGAAGTTAGCGGAGCAGCCGGAGAACGCGGAGCCGGAGGTTAAACCGGAGCCGCCGGACAGGTCGAAAAAGTAGCTCAGACCCTGCAAGGCCGGAGTGAAAGGGGCTGCATGATATAACGCGCAGCCGGAGAACACCGCGCCGGACGTGATGCCGGAGTCGCCGGACGGTCAGCAGAGGTAGCTCAAATCCTGTCAGGCCGCAGGTTGTGGAGTCCGGCAGAGCGCACCCTCCCTGGTGCGATCTGCCTTCATCACGTTCAGCNTGCGCGGGGGTAAATGGCCGTGCGCCGGGCTTCCGCCGCACCTCTCTCCATAAGCCGGTTCCCGGCTCCCGTCCNTTCAACATAACGTGGGGGATTATGCGCACCNTCGCGGCGGGCGGCGGGGCAGCACGGGCGCGGCGGCTCAGGTTCGCATAATCCACGTTATGTCTTGCGCCCCCGCGTTCCTGGCCGGGGCGTGGCCGCCATCCCTGGCGGCGCTGGCTTCTTCCCCGTCTTCGGCAAACCCCTGGCAGTTGTCGGCCTTACGGCCTCCGCTCAAAACAGTTTATGCCCGCCCGGCTGCGTCTGGCTGCACGGGGTCGCGCTGCGCTGCTCCTTCCCCGTTCGCCAGCTTCCGCTGCCCGCCCTGGTTCGTGCTGGCATGCAAAATCCGCCGTTCCCTTAATCGCCGCTGGCTGTGGCGTTGCCATCAGTCAACCCCCTGGCAGTTGTCGGCCTGTCGGCCTCCGCTTGCAGGGCTTTATGCCCGCCCGGCTGCGTCTGGCTGCACGGGGTCGCACTGCGTTGCTCCTTCCCCGTTCGCCAGCTTCCGCTGCCCGCCCCTGTCCGTGTTGCCATGCAAAACCCGCCGTTCCCTCAACCTTCCGCGCCTCAGAGCGCCGCCATGCGGCGCTTGCGGGCTTCGCCAGCCCGCTCCCGGCAGACGGCCGTCCACGGCGCAGCGAGCTGCACCGCGTCCNCCCGCCCTGATAATGACCGTCCTTACCTGGCGTTGCAGCAGCGGAAAGCGCTGGTATGATGCTGCGGTGCAGGCGCAGATGCCACGGCCGGGCGGTAGCGTACGCGGGCAAAAAGGCGCGTCGGGGCTTCCGGGTTACNCGGCGGCTGAAAAAGTGCATTGCCCGTCTGCCGGAGCCAGTCATCACGCGGGTTGAGGACGCCTTAAAAGTACGATGCCGTCGGGATAGCGCCNAAGACCCGGTGGGGCTGTCGGGTGGGATGAACCTGTATGCTTATGCGCCGAATCCTTTAACGTGGGTCGATCCGCTGGGATTATGTAAGGGAGGGATAGCTAGAGGTGACAATCCATATCAGACACGAGTAGATCCTCGTTTCCCTGGAAGACCTGATCCCGCATTTTCAATAGATTCTCGAACATTTGAATCAGGGATACCTACTTCAAATGGTGGTATAAGAAATAACCAAGAATTTTGGAAGCAATGGACTAATTTGCAGCCTGATTCCTTAAGCAATAGCAATTTATATAGAATACAAGAGCTAGGACTATCACCAAAAATAGATGATGCATGGATAAAAGCATTTCCTGAGCATGTTAATTATAAAGGGGATACAATAATACATCATCATGTTGATTTTGGAGCGTATGCTATACCTGTTCCTGGAAGTACTCATGTCGGAAGTGGTGGTGTTTGGCATACTAAATAAGGGCAAAAGCTATGCTATTAACGATAGATGAAATTGAACTCAAACTAAATGAGAAGTTTTCCAAATTTAATGGGGAAATGGATGATTTAATTTTAAAAAGAAGAACAACCCCGGTGAGCACCCTTAAGATTGCAGAAAGTAATCTTAACGTTAATCTACCAAATGATTTTGTTGGCTTTTTAATGCGTTATGATATAGATAATTTTTCATTGGGTAATATATCTTTTGGCAATGGTAGTGACTATTTAGACAAGATAGCCAGAATAAATAATGATGAGTTCAACCATTGGTGGATTGGTCAGCATAGACCTGATGGAATTATATGTATAGCAATATCAGACCCTTATACTATTTTGCTTAATACTTGTAATGGAAACGTACATGCTATTACAAGTGAGCAAGGTATGGATGGTTGGGCATCAGTAGCCAATAATTTTGAATTGTTTATTAGAGGTGTTGGTTCTCATTTTTTAAAAAAAATGCACAGCATCAGAAATTATTAAATCAACTGGTTCAACTGATAAATTATTTTGGAATAATATATAATTTACATGCCGGGAATATCATGAGTGATATTCCCGGCTTTTATTTTTATACCTCGCGCAGTACGCCGGATATCCCGGCTTTCATCCCCTTAACCACTTGTTTAACCTGATAAAGTTCTTTCCGTAACTCCTGCACCTCGTTGCCCTCAGCGATCAGGATCAGGCACCCCTCCGAGATCTTCACCGTGACGCCCGTTCCGGTATCAAATCCCGCCTCTTTCAGCCAGTCGCCCTTAAGGTGCAGGCTGGGATGCCGCGAATAATACGTGGTCATGCCTGTTTTACTGTTCTGGTGGCGGGCGCTGACATAGCCCACCTGATACTGGCGCTGGGTTTTTGAAATGGTGACTTCTGGCGTAATATTGTGTTCAGCCATGATTAACTACCTCGTTTAGTTGATTATGGTGAGCAGTAATTAAGGGTTGCCGCCCTTAATTACTGCGCTATCTCAATGTTATTACTGTGTTTTTCCAATGACGTTATCGAGGATCTCAGAGACCAGCTTCTGCTTGGTTCGCGGTAGTTGACTGATGATCTCGATCTGCTGTTCCAGACGCGAAGCCGGGCCACGCTTGCCGCTTCTTCCCTGTGCCGATAATCCCAGCAGTTCATCCAGCGACAGGTTCAGGATCTGCGCCAGTTGTGGCAACAGCGCCGCCGAAACCTTCAGCTTCCCGCCCTCGTAATGCGCCATCGTCTGCTGTGCAATCCCCAGCTGTTCGGCCAGCTGCGTCTGTGTCAGCTGCTGTTCTTTGCGTGACTGCGCAATCCTTGCGCCAAGCTGCTTAAAAAACGCTTCGTCTTTAGTGTTCATGGCCTGCTGTAGCTGTCTTGTCGTTAACATTGCCATGATAGTACTCCCTGTTTTAAATAACCCGGTTGACAATACTCTAATACAGGGTACTCTGCAACGGAGTTATTTTTACCCTAACCCTATTGACAGGTTTTTACAGGAGTTCCCGTTATGGCCCGCATCCCGGAAGCAGAGTTACAGCACCTGAAAGCCGCCGTCTCTTTAGCCGCCGTGGTGCAGGCGCAGGGGCGGCAGCTGTTTAAGCGCGGTAAGGATCTGGTGNCGCTGTGCCCGTTCCACGATGAAAAAACGCCCTCCTGTGTCATCTCCCCGGCGAAAAACCTGTATCACTGCTTCGGCTGTGACGCGGGCGGTTCGGTGCTGGACTGGCTGATGCACAGTGAAAANCTCAGTCTGCGTAAGGCGGTGGAGCGGCTGCGGGCGGAGCTGGGNGAAAACCCGGCGCTGGTGCCGCTGGTTGCGGCGGCGGAGCCGGACGTGTTCGCCGACGACGAAGCCGGGCGGCAGGCGCTGCTGGAGCGGGTAACCGCGTTTTATCACCAGACGCTGCTGAACGCGCCGGAGGCCCTCGCNTACCTTGAGAAGCGCCGCCTTAACNATCCTGANTTAGTGGCGCAGTTCCGNCCGGGCTTCGCTAACCGCACGCTGGCCTACCGTCTGCCGCCAAAGAAGCTGAAGGACGGCGCGGCGATCC contains:
- a CDS encoding CHC2 zinc finger domain-containing protein, whose translation is MARIAETELQHLKAAVSLAAVVQAQGRQLFKRGKDLVXLCPFHEEKTPSMVISPAKNLYHCFGCDAGGSVLDWLMHSEXLSLRKAVERLRAELGENPALVPLVAQPDXFADDEAGRQALLERVTAFYHHTLLNAPEALAYLEKRRLNHPDLVAQFRPGXANRTLAYRLPPKKLKDGAAIRSRLQALGIMRESGHEHFTGXLVVPVAXLHGXIREVYGRKIDKPQRGMPAHLYLPGQHGGVWNEQALIGSKSVILCESLIXAMSFWVAGWRNVTAAYGVXGFTDDHRRAFAQHEIXQVLIAFDNDXAGNAAAVRLAAELAAMQIDAFRIVFPQGMDANGWLCRVAEPEREFGLLVESAQPMRDAVRVETPVAEPEPETLPALAASPSDPGVVVERGXAGEVLISLGAQRWRVRGLAQVKPGAAVMKLSLQVLDRESGAAFADSLDLISARSRGGYVRQAATELGLAEDDLRRSLGKVLLALENLAAQPQPEENAPQLTEAERAXALALLNDPDLSSRITGDLAACGVVGESGNLLAAXLAATSRRLERPLAVLIQSSSAAGKSSLMXAVLNLMPEEERMQYSAMTGQSLFYLGESNLQHKILAIAEEEGVRQAAXALKLLQSDGELTIASTGKDXATGNLVTKQYRVKGPVMLMLTTTAIDVDEELLNRCLVLTVNESREQTEAIHAMQRHGQTLEGLLMTSEKAHVTRLHQNAQRLLKPLKVVNPYASRLTFMSDKTRTRRDHMKYLTLIQSVALLHQYQREVKTVTHRGEVIEYIEVEREDIALANRLAHEILGRTLDEMPPQTRKLLMLIQEWIKDCGQPRHEWLFTRXMLRDALRWGDTQLKIHLARLVEMEYLLLHRRGLTFLYELLFDGEDGDGAHLCGLIDPQYDHLRSGSEAQQSASGRAAVGGRSGEEKPPQAAAQQG
- a CDS encoding SymE family type I addiction module toxin; this encodes MAEHNITPEVTISKTQRQYQVGYVSARHQNSKTGMTTYYSRHPSLHLKGDWLKEAGFDTGTGVTVKISEGCLILIAEGNEVQELRKELYQVKQVVKGMKAGISGVLREV
- a CDS encoding SMI1/KNR4 family protein, which encodes MLLTIDEIELKLNEKFSKFNGEMDDLILKRRTTPVSTLKIAESNLNVNLPNDFVGFLMRYDIDNFSLGNISFGNGSDYLDKIARINNDEFNHWWIGQHRPDGIICIAISDPYTILLNTCNGNVHAITSEQGMDGWASVANNFELFIRGVGSHFLKKMHSIRNY
- a CDS encoding helix-turn-helix domain-containing protein translates to MAMLTTRQLQQAMNTKDEAFFKQLGARIAQSRKEQQLTQTQLAEQLGIAQQTMAHYEGGKLKVSAALLPQLAQILNLSLDELLGLSAQGRSGKRGPASRLEQQIEIISQLPRTKQKLVSEILDNVIGKTQ
- the xerC gene encoding site-specific tyrosine recombinase XerC, with product MTRPNPPTATEIHISRHGQTLRQLAESWLAHLVVAGRSPRTVQGYRERVRAFLAWCEPRGITYAPQVSLAVLEAYQRWLQGYRRADGKQLVVNSQLGVLTAIRMLFRWLLQRHVILYNPAELLALPKEERRLPAQVFSEAETRRVLQSLDAGTPPGLRNRAILELLWSTGIRRTELANLLLSDVDAVRGVVNVRRGKGGRDRVVPVGNAALMWLARYLKDVRPRLAQRFDSGHLFISHKGTGLAHGTLTAMAGRAIRSGAHLKKAGACHIFRHXMATQMLENGADTRHIQAILGHEKLETTQIYTRVAIGHLQKVHAHTHPAEKRRTEKLAEQPENAEPEVKPEPPDRSKK